A portion of the Monomorium pharaonis isolate MP-MQ-018 unplaced genomic scaffold, ASM1337386v2 scaffold_153, whole genome shotgun sequence genome contains these proteins:
- the LOC118648064 gene encoding LOW QUALITY PROTEIN: peptidyl-prolyl cis-trans isomerase, rhodopsin-specific isozyme-like (The sequence of the model RefSeq protein was modified relative to this genomic sequence to represent the inferred CDS: deleted 1 base in 1 codon): MKCLLTITVLMVISSVIEAETYRVTDQVYFDIMIDNNPAGRIIIGLFGDIAPKTVKNFITFATTGVAGKKYAGTKFHRVIKKFMIQGGDVENGDGTGSISIYGKYFDDETFEVKHSGPLFVSMANAGKNTNGCQFFITTIATPWLDDHHTAFGKVIDGEAIVFKIEQTKTDSDDIPLVPVIIYDSGILPTEPFTISDNPYDVWAWIKATCVPLGFSFSILAVFHYMMKQLDV; the protein is encoded by the exons ATGAAGTGCCTATTGACAATCACCGTTCTCATGGTTATTTCTTCAGTCATTGAG GCAGAAACATACAGAGTCACCGATCAAGTCTACTTTGATATCATGATTGATAACAATCCAGCCGGTAGAATTATTATTGGCTTATTTGGTGATATTGCACCAAAAACAGTAAAGAACTTCATCACTTTTGCTACAACAGGTGTAGCAGGAAAAAAGTATGCAGGAACTAAATTCCATCGCGTGATAAAGAAGTTCATGATTCAAG GTGGCGACGTTGAAAACGGCGATGGCACTGGTTCTATTAGTATTTATGGCAAATATTTTGATGACGAAACTTTTGAGGTCAAGCACAGCGGACCATTGTTTGTCAGCATGGCAAATGCTGGAAAGAACACCAATGGTTGTCAGTTTTTCATTACCACTATAGCAACTCCTTGGTTAGACGATCATCATACGGCATTtggaaaa gtGATTGACGGTGAAGCTATAGTT TTCAAGATCGAGCAGACCAAAACAGACAGCGATGACATTCCGCTCGTGCCTGTAATAATCTACGATAGCGGAATTCTTCCAACGGAACCATTTACTATATCAGATAATCCCTACGA TGTATGGGCGTGGATTAAGGCGACTTGCGTACCATTGGGATTTAGTTTCTCGATACTCGCGGTTTTCCATTATATGATGAAACAGTTAGATGTCTAA